Proteins found in one Populus alba chromosome 14, ASM523922v2, whole genome shotgun sequence genomic segment:
- the LOC118036084 gene encoding WUSCHEL-related homeobox 4: MGSMKVHQLARGFWEHEPSLTLGCKRLRPLAPKLANTDHSVTSFDLKSFIRPDSGPRKLASSDEKKDSPQGETHPGGTRWNPTQEQIGILEMLYRGGMRTPNGQQIEDITAQLSRYGKIEGKNVFYWFQNHKARERQKQKRNSLGLSHSPRTPSPITIISLDTRGEVEKDEDSPYKRKCKSWSFECFELEESRSCKEEGDRTLELFPLHPEGR, translated from the exons ATGGGAAGCATGAAGGTGCATCAGTTGGCACGTGGATTTTGGGAGCACGAACCCTCTCTTACGCTTGGTTGCAAGCGTTTACGCCCTCTTGCTCCCAAGCTGGCCAACACAGATCATAGTGTAACCTCTTTCGATCTCAAGAGCTTCATCAGACCCGATAGCGGTCCTAGAAAGCTTGCCTCCTCTGACGAGAAGAAAGATTCCCCTCAG GGGGAAACGCACCCGGGAGGGACACGGTGGAACCCGACACAAGAGCAGATAGGGATACTAGAGATGTTGTATAGGGGAGGAATGAGAACTCCTAATGGGCAACAAATAGAAGATATCACAGCACAACTAAGCAGATACGGCAAGATTGAAGGGAAGAACGTTTTTTACTGGTTCCAAAACCACAAAGCCCGCGAGAGGCAAAAACAGAAGAGAAACAGCCTTGGTTTAAGCCATAGTCCTAGAACCCCATCTCCCATTACCATTATATCTTTGGATACTAGG GGAGAAGTGGAGAAAGATGAGGATAGTCCATACAAAAGAAAGTGTAAGAGCTGGTCATTTGAGTGCTTTGAATTAGAAGAAAGCAGGTCATGTAAAGAGGAGGGAGATAGAACTCTGGAGCTTTTCCCATTGCACCCGGAAGGAAGATGA
- the LOC118036074 gene encoding polyadenylate-binding protein 2, protein MAQIQLHQSGAAVPGPNGVAAGPGAIQFVPTSLYVGDLDFNVTDSQLYDVFNQVGQVVSVRVCRDLSTRRSLGYGYVNYSNPQDAARALDVLNFTPLNNKPIRIMYSHRDPSIRKSGMANIFIKNLDKGIDHKALHDTFSSFGNILSCKVATDASGQSKGYGFVQFDSEEAAQNAIDKLNGMLINDKQVYVGHFLRKQDRDGALYSIKFNNVFVKNLAESTTDEDLKNIFAEHGAITSAVVMRDADGKSKCFGFVNFESADDAAKAVEALNGKKIDGEEWYVGKAQKKSERELELKGRFEQSMKETVDKFQGLNLYIKNLDDSINDEKLKELFSDFGTITSCKVMRDPSGISRGSGFVAFSTPEEASRALAEMNGKMLISKPLYVALAQRKEERRAKLQAQFSQMRPVTMAPSVASRMPMYPPGAPGMGQQFLYGQGPPAMMPPQAGFGYQQQLVPGMRPGGAPMPNFFVPLVQQGQQGQRPGGRRGGGPVQQTQQPVPLMQQQMLPRGRVYRYPPGRNMPDVPMPGVAGGMLSVPYDMGGMPIRDATQPMPITALATALANATPEQQRTMLGESLYPIVDQLEHDSAAKVTGMLLEMDQTEVLHLLESPEALKAKVAEAMEVLRTVAAQQQINNQADQLGSLSLNDNLVS, encoded by the exons ATGGCGCAGATTCAGTTGCATCAATCGGGGGCTGCGGTACCGGGACCCAACGGAGTGGCGGCGGGACCTGGAGCGATCCAGTTTGTGCCGACTTCGCTTTATGTTGGTGATCTTGACTTCAACGTGACTGATTCGCAACTTTACGACGTGTTTAATCAGGTCGGCCAGGTGGTTTCGGTTAGGGTTTGTAGGGATTTGAGTACCAGGCGATCTCTTGGCTATGGTTATGTTAACTATAGCAACCCTCAGGATG CTGCAAGGGCATTGGATGTCTTGAACTTTACTCCACTCAATAACAAGCCTATCAGGATCATGTATTCCCATCGGGACCCAAGTATTCGTAAGAGTGGCATGGCaaatatatttatcaag AACCTGGACAAGGGTATTGATCACAAAGCTTTACACGACACATTTTCTTCATTTGGCAATATTCTTTCTTGCAAAGTTGCAACTGATGCTTCTGGCCAGTCCAAAGGCTATGGTTTTGTACAATTTGACAGCGAGGAGGCTGCACAAAATGCAATAGATAAATTAAATGGCATGTTGATCAATGATAAACAAGTGTATGTTGGACACTTTCTTCGCAAACAGGACAGAGATGGTGCTCTATATAGCATAAAATTCAACAATGTTTTTGTGAAAAATCTGGCTGAATCCACAACAGATGAAGACTTGAAGAATATTTTTGCTGAACATGGAGCAATTACTAGTGCTGTGGTGATGAGGGATGCTGATGGTAAATCAAAATGTTTTGGATTTGTTAACTTTGAAAGTGCAGATGATGCTGCCAAAGCTGTTGAGGCTCTTAATGGCAAGAAAATCGATGGTGAGGAGTGGTATGTTGGAAAAGCCCAGAAAAAATCTGAAAGAGAGCTTGAACTGAAAGGGCGATTTGAGCAGAGTATGAAGGAGACTGTTGACAAATTTCAAGGCTTGAATTTGTATATCAAGAATCTAGATGATAGCATCAATGATGAAAAACTCAAGGAATTGTTCTCTGACTTTGGTACCATTACTTCGTGCAAG GTCATGCGTGACCCTAGTGGTATTAGCAGAGGTTCTGGATTTGTTGCTTTCTCAACTCCTGAAGAAGCATCTCGAGCT CTTGCAGAGATGAATGGCAAAATGTTGATCAGCAAACCCCTGTATGTTGCCCTTGCTCAACGGAAGGAAGAGAGAAGAGCAAAACTTCAG GCACAATTTTCTCAAATGAGGCCAGTTACCATGGCACCTTCAGTTGCTTCTCGTATGCCAATGTATCCTCCTGGTGCTCCAGGTATGGGACAACAATTTCTGTATGGGCAAGGACCTCCAGCCATGATGCCGCCCCAG GCTGGATTTGGCTACCAACAGCAACTTGTCCCTGGAATGAGGCCTGGTGGTGCCCCAATGCCAAATTTCTTTGTTCCTCTTGTTCAGCAGGGTCAGCAAGGCCAGCGACCTGGAGGGCGACGTGGGGGTGGGCCTGTTCAACAGACCCAGCAGCCAGTCCCTCTCATGCAGCAACAG ATGCTTCCAAGGGGACGAGTGTATCGTTACCCACCAGGTCGCAACATGCCAGATGTACCAATGCCAGGTGTTGCTGGAGGCATGCTTTCTGTTCCTTATGACATGGGCGGCATGCCAATACGTGATGCCACACAGCCCATGCCCATTACTGCTCTAGCTACTGCCCTGGCAAATGCAACACCTGAACAGCAGAGGACG ATGCTGGGTGAAAGTCTATACCCCATAGTGGATCAGCTTGAGCATGATTCAGCAGCCAAGGTTACAGGCATGCTTCTGGAGATGGATCAAACTGAGGTGTTGCACCTTCTTGAGTCACCAGAGGCTTTGAAGGCAAAAGTGGCAGAAGCTATGGAGGTCCTTAGGACTGTAGCTGCTCAGCAGCAGATCAACAATCAAGCGGATCAGCTTGGGTCGCTGTCTCTGAATGACAATCTTGTCTCTTAA
- the LOC118036060 gene encoding uncharacterized acetyltransferase At3g50280 → MNATTVTPISECFIKPKHIVEEARQPYYLAPWDLVMLSVQYIQKGLLFAKPPQTENQQGFKIMDFLEDLKQSLSLTLVHFYPLAGRLATSKSENPPSYVVFVDCNNSPGARFTYATVDLTTSDVLSPTYVPLVVQSFFDHDRALNHDGHTKSLLTIQVTELTDGIFVGCSINHSIVDGSSFWHFFNMWSEIFQGKGDDVSISRPPVLNRWFPDGHGPVLSLPFTHHDQFVSPFEAPLLKERMFHFSSESVARLKEKANAEFNTSKISSFQSLSALVWRCITRARNLPLDQVTCCRLATNNRSRLNPPLSPDYFGNSIQALKAGVSTAGELLEQNLGWAAWQLHLGVVSHSDEKAREFLNLWLKSPFIYQIGKLFDPHSVMIGSSPRFNKYGNEFGLGKALALRSGYAHKFSGKASAYPGHEGGGSIELEICLSPDEMTALESDKEFMDVVSPSDKELMSG, encoded by the coding sequence ATGAATGCCACTACTGTCACGCCCATCTCAGAGTGCTTTATCAAGCCCAAGCACATTGTAGAAGAAGCAAGACAACCTTATTATTTGGCACCATGGGATCTTGTTATGCTTTCTGTTCAGTATATTCAAAAGGGGCTTCTCTTTGCCAAACCACCACAAACAGAAAATCAACAGGGCTTCAAGATCATGGATTTCTTGGAAGATCTCAAGCAGTCCCTCTCTCTCACCCTTGTTCATTTCTACCCGCTAGCCGGACGCCTTGCAACATCGAAGAGTGAGAACCCACCTTCCTATGTGGTCTTCGTGGACTGCAATAACAGTCCAGGAGCTAGATTTACCTATGCAACCGTTGACCTCACCACATCTGATGTTCTTTCACCTACTTATGTGCCACTGGTTGTTCAGTCATTCTTCGACCATGATAGAGCCCTCAACCATGATGGTCACACCAAATCTTTGCTGACAATTCAAGTGACAGAGCTAACTGATGGCATCTTCGTTGGATGTTCCATTAATCACAGTATCGTTGATGGATCATCTTTCTGGCATTTCTTTAATATGTGGTCTGAAATCTTTCAAGGGAAAGGAGACGATGTCTCGATATCGCGCCCGCCTGTTCTCAACCGCTGGTTTCCTGATGGTCATGGTCCTGTACTGAGTCTTCCTTTCACCCACCATGACCAATTCGTAAGCCCTTTTGAAGCACCTTTACTCAAGGAAAGGATGTTTCACTTCTCATCAGAATCAGTTGCAAGACTCAAAGAAAAGGCCAACGCAGAGTTCAACACCAGCAAGATTTCATCTTTCCAGTCGCTGTCTGCTCTTGTTTGGAGATGCATAACACGCGCACGCAATCTACCTCTTGATCAAGTAACCTGTTGCAGATTGGCTACCAATAATCGTTCAAGATTGAATCCCCCATTATCTCCTGACTACTTTGGAAACTCAATTCAGGCACTGAAAGCTGGGGTTTCAACCGCAGGTGAGCTGCTGGAGCAGAATCTTGGATGGGCAGCATGGCAGTTACATCTAGGTGTGGTGAGCCACAGTGATGAAAAGGCAAGGGAATTTCTCAACTTGTGGTTAAAGTCCCCGTTTATTTACCAGATAGGCAAGCTGTTTGATCCCCATAGTGTGATGATTGGGAGCTCACCAAGATTCAACAAGTATGGGAATGAATTTGGACTGGGGAAGGCTTTGGCACTTCGCAGTGGATATGCACACAAGTTCAGCGGGAAAGCATCAGCTTATCCCGGACATGAAGGTGGAGGAAGTATAGAGTTAGAGATTTGCCTCTCCCCTGATGAAATGACTGCTTTAGAATCTGATAAGGAGTTCATGGATGTTGTCTCCCCATCTGATAAGGAGTTAATGAGCGGCTAG
- the LOC118036067 gene encoding uncharacterized acetyltransferase At3g50280 has product MNPTTVKHITECFLKPKHIVDEAKQPYYLSPWDLAMLSSHYIQKGLLFAKPPQTENQQGFKIMDFLEDLKQSLSLTLVHFYPLAGRLATSKSENPPSYVVFVDCNNSPGARFTYATVDLTTSDVLSPNYVPLVVQSFFDHDRALNHDGHTKSLLTIQVTELTDGIFVGCSINHSIADGSSFWHFFNMWSEIFQGKGDDVSISRPPVLNRWFPDGHGPALSLPFTHHDQFLSPFEAPLLKERMFHFSSESIARLKAKANAEFNTSKISSFQSLSALVWRCITRARNLPHDQVTCCRLATNNRSRLNPPLSPDYFGNSIQALRAGVATAGEVLEQNLGWAAWQLHQAVVNHSDEKARDFLNFWLKSPFIYQIGKLFDPHTVIMGSSPRFNKYGNEFGLGKALALRSGYAQKFSGKASAYPGHEGGGSIDLEICLSPDEMTALESDQEFMDVVSPSPC; this is encoded by the coding sequence ATGAATCCCACTACTGTCAAACACATCACAGAGTGCTTTCTCAAGCCCAAGCACATCGTAGACGAAGCAAAGCAGCCTTATTATTTGTCACCATGGGATCTTGCTATGCTTTCTTCTCACTATATTCAAAAGGGACTTCTCTTTGCCAAACCACCACAAACAGAAAATCAACAGGGCTTCAAGATCATGGATTTCTTGGAAGATCTCAAGCAGTCCCTCTCTCTCACTCTTGTTCATTTCTACCCGCTAGCCGGACGCCTCGCAACATCGAAGAGTGAAAACCCACCTTCCTATGTGGTCTTCGTGGACTGCAATAACAGTCCAGGAGCTAGATTTACCTATGCAACCGTTGATCTCACCACATCAGATGTTCTTTCACCTAATTATGTGCCACTGGTTGTTCAGTCATTCTTCGACCATGATAGAGCCCTCAACCATGATGGTCACACCAAATCTTTGCTGACAATTCAAGTGACAGAGCTAACTGATGGCATCTTCGTTGGATGTTCCATTAATCACAGTATCGCTGATGGATCATCTTTCTGGCATTTCTTTAATATGTGGTCTGAAATCTTTCAAGGGAAAGGAGATGATGTCTCCATCTCGCGCCCGCCTGTTCTCAACCGCTGGTTTCCTGATGGTCATGGTCCAGCACTGAGTCTTCCTTTCACCCACCACGACCAATTCTTAAGCCCGTTTGAAGCACCTTTACTCAAGGAAAGGATGTTTCACTTCTCATCAGAATCAATTGCAAGACTCAAAGCAAAAGCCAACGCAGAGTTCAACACCAGCAAGATTTCATCTTTCCAGTCCCTGTCTGCTCTTGTTTGGAGATGCATAACACGCGCACGCAATCTACCTCATGATCAAGTAACCTGTTGCAGATTGGCTACCAATAATCGGTCAAGATTGAATCCACCGTTATCTCCTGACTATTTTGGAAACTCAATTCAGGCACTGAGAGCTGGGGTTGCCACAGCAGGTGAGGTGCTGGAGCAGAATCTTGGATGGGCAGCATGGCAATTGCATCAAGCTGTGGTGAACCACAGTGATGAAAAGGCGAGAGATTTTCTCAACTTCTGGCTAAAGTCTCCTTTTATTTACCAGATAGGCAAGTTGTTTGATCCGCATACTGTGATAATGGGGAGCTCACCAAGATTCAACAAGTATGGGAATGAATTTGGACTGGGGAAGGCTTTGGCACTTCGCAGTGGATATGCACAGAAGTTCAGCGGGAAAGCATCAGCTTATCCTGGACATGAAGGTGGAGGAAGTATAGACTTGGAGATTTGCCTCTCCCCTGATGAAATGACTGCTTTAGAATCTGATCAGGAATTCATGGATGTTGTCTCTCCATCTCCTTGTTAA
- the LOC118036051 gene encoding NAC transcription factor 29, which translates to MEENNKNPKTMSSSLPPGCRFYPSDEQLFCYYLKNKNRTIPNDTDDVNGYGLIKELDLYDYEPFDLPEKACYAYGYKARKRHWYCYTKEQVRVPRRKAKGGFWRISGRVRDVVAGLGGEAVMGTRTRFVFYMGNSVKSAVRTGWVLYEYALVDHAKASFVLCRVFVKSRGGNSISENVVSSCAEESVSALPSIGAQHDEFLTPDIAEAKGPNDLSRYSARLGRELDDQVTTRPLSISSFQFPSDSQCNEAVRRTSGPTGGTMYVDAETSQQLRSILEGDFIELDDLVD; encoded by the exons ATGGAAGAGAACAACAAAAACCCCAAAACGATGTCGTCTTCGCTCCCACCTGGTTGCCGATTTTACCCTTCCGACGAACAGCTCTTCTGTTACTACCTCAAAAACAAGAACCGCACCATTCCTAACGACACCGATGATGTCAACGGCTATGGTTTGATCAAGGAGCTGGATTTGTACGATTACGAGCCGTTTGATTTACCTGAGAAGGCGTGCTATGCGTATGGTTATAAAGCGAGGAAGAGACACTGGTATTGTTACACGAAGGAGCAAGTTAGGGTTCCGAGGAGGAAGGCAAAAGGAGGGTTTTGGAGGATAAGTGGTAGGGTTAGGGATGTTGTGGCGGGTCTAGGTGGGGAGGCGGTCATGGGTACAAGGactaggtttgttttttatatggggAATTCTGTTAAGAGTGCAGTCAGGACTGGTTGGGTTTTGTACGAGTATGCTCTTGTCGATCATGCTaag GCTTCATTTGTCCTATGTCGGGTATTTGTTAAGTCTCGTGGAGGAAATAGCATTTCAGAGAATGTTGTAAGTTCCTGTGCCGAAGAAAGTGTTTCTGCTTTACCCAGCATTGGTGCTCAGCATGATGAATTCCTCACACCAGACATTGCTGAGGCTAAAGGGCCTAATGACTTATCTAGATATTCTGCAAGATTGGGTAGAGAGCTTGATGATCAAGTCACAACTAGACCTCTTTCTATTTCCAGTTTCCAGTTTCCATCAGACAGTCAATGCAACGAGGCG GTTAGGAGGACATCTGGGCCTACTGGTGGTACCATGTACGTAGATGCTGAAACTTCCCAGCAGTTACGATCCATTTTAGAGGGAGATTTTATAGAGCTGGATGATCTTGTGGATTGA